The DNA region CGATCTCCTCCTGCGCGCGGTCCAGCGCGACCTTGCGGTGCGCCAGGTCGTCGTCGCGGCGGCGCACCTCGCGCTCCAGCTCGTGGATGCGCCGCTCGGCGCCGGCGACCACCTCGATGAGCTCCTTCTCCTGCCCGAACTTCTCCAGCAGGAGGCCGTCGATCGAGGCGCCGAACTCGCGCTCCTTCTCCACGAACAGGTCGCGCGCCCCGGCGAGCCGCCGCAGCAGGTCGTCCACCTGCAGCTTCGCCGCCTGCAGCTCCACCTCGCGCTCGTGCATGCGGGCGTCGAACGAGGCCAGCTCGCGCTCGCGCACCGCCCAGATCTCGCCCAGCCGGGCCAGCTGCGCCTCGCGCCAGCGCAGGTCCTCGCGCAGCAGCTCGGCCCGGCCCTCCGGCGTCTGCAGCAGCTCGCGCCGCGGCGGCGGCCGCCGGCGGTGCGCGTCGGCGAGCAGATCCTCCCGGCGCTCGGAGATCGACTGGAACACGCGGTCCACGAAGAGGCGGTCCTCGTCGGTCACCGTGGACCGCAGCGGCTTCTTCGGCACCGGCGGCGGCGCGGCGCCGGCCTCGTGGGCCGGTGGCGGCGCGGCGGCGGCCTCGGCGGCCGCCTCGGCCGCGACCTCGGCCCCGCCCTCGGGCGCGGCGCGGGCGGCGCGCGCCTCCGGGTCCAGCGCCGCGTCCAGCTCGGCGTCGAGCGCCTGGACCTCGTCGTCGGGCAGCACCGCGTCGTCGGCGCTCTCCGGCTCGGGCTCGGCGGCGGCCAGGATCCCGCCGGCGAGCTTGCGGAGCGCCTCGGTGTCGAGCGGCATGGCCAGGTAGCCGTTCGCGGCCCATGGCGTGCGCGCGTGCTCGGCGAGGGCCTCGGGCGCCGTCTCCGACGCGTACAGGATCACCGGCAGGCGCGCGGTGGCGCGGTCGTGGCGGAGCTGCGCGCACAGCGAGAAGCCCGACAGGTCGGGGAGCTCCGCGCGCACCACGCACAGGTCGGGCCGGTGCGACGCGACCTCCAGCTCCGCCTCGGCGGCGCTGGCGGCGAGGCGGGTGACGCACCCGTCCTCGTGGAAGAGCGACGCCAGGGACAGCGCGAATGCGTGGTCGGGCTCGACGATGAGGACGCGCTTCGTGGGTTCCATGGTGGACCGCGGGAGGGCTCCCGCTCGGGCGGCCGAGTGTAACCTGCCCCCGCGTCAATCTAGGCATCGGTCTTCCCGCGGAATCCGCGCACATCGGAGCCACGCCGTGCGGGTCGGCCGCGGCGGGGAGCGGGATTGCCGCCGCCGCGGGGTGGACCGAACGTGTCGGCGCCGGCGCTCCTGCGCCCGCTCCCGCCGATGCCCTTCCTCCCGCTGCTCCTCGCCGCCGCCGCCGCCGCGGGCCCCGCCGCGCCCGCCGCCGGCGCGCCCCCGGAGAACCTCCTCCGCGGACCGGCCCGGTGCGTGCTCCGATATCTCGACGCGGTGCGCCTCGCGGGGCCGCGCGCCCCCGCCGTCCGGGGACGCGCCGGCGCGCCGGCGCCGGGCACCTACGCCCGCGCGCGCGCGCTCACCGCGCCCCGCGCCCTCGACGACGCCGACCGCGCCGCGGCGGCCGGAGGGTCGCACCCGCTCGCACCGTGGGCCGAGGCGGCGCGCGGCACCGTGCTCGAGTCCTTCCAGCTCCTCGCGGTGCGCCGGGCCCCGCGCGGCACGGCGGTGGTGACGGTCCGGGAGCGCTGGTGGCGCGCGTCAGGCGCTCCCTCGCTCGCGAGCTCGGTGAGCGAGTACCTGGTCGCCCGGGTGGCGGGGGAGTGGCGGATCGCCGCCCGGAGCGCGGGCGGCACCCTCGACGACGAGGTGATCGACGCCGGGTACGGCGGCTGGTTCGATCCGCCGCCGTCCCCGGGGAGCCTCTCTCCCCGCCCCGCGCGCGCCACCTCGGTCCAGGGCCGTGCCGGGCCGCAGCGGTGACGTCCGTTCCCGGCCTCGCCCGGCCGCAGGGTACACTGCGCCCGCCATGGCCCCCTCGCGCACCCTCGTCGTCGGCGACGTGCACGGCTGCCTGGCGGAGCTCGAGGACCTGCTCGTCGCCGCGCGGTACGAGCCCGCGCGGGACCGGCTGGTGTTCCTCGGCGACCTGATGGACCGCGGCCCCGATCCGGTGGGCGTGGTCCGGCGCGTCCGCGCGCTCGGGGCCGACTGCCTGCTCGGGAACCACGAGGAGAAGCACCTGCGCTACGCGGCGCACGAGGCGCGGCGGCGCGAGGACCCGCACCACCGGAACCCGGTCCGGCTCGACCCGAGGCGCACCGAGGAGCACCTGCGGCTCTCGCCCGACGACCTCGCCTGGATGGCCGCGCTGCCGCGCGCGCTCCGGCTCGACGGCCGGTGGCTCGCCGTGCACGGGGGGCTGCTGCCGGGCCGCCCGCTCTCGCGCCAGCCGCCGGACTGGCTCATCCGGCTGCGCTTCCTCGACGCCACCGGCCGGCCGGTCTCGCGCGAGCACGGCGGCGAGGCGGGCGTGGTGCGCTGGGCACAGCGGTGGACCGGGCCGAGCTCGGTGGTCTACGGCCACCACGCGCGCGAGGAGGTGGTGGTGGACGAGCCGGCCCCGGGCGTCCGGTGCGTCGGCATCGACACCGGGTGCGTCTACGGCGGGAAGCTCACCGCGCTCGCGCTGCCGGGCGGCGAGCGCGTCCAGGTCCCCTCCCGCCAGCGGAAGGCGACGCCCGAGCAGGATGATTGAGGCGGGGGGCGATCCGACGGGGCGTGCCGCCCCGCCCCACCGAGCGAAGCGCGTCGGGGCCCCACCCCGGACTGCGCGGGTCCCGTGACCTCGCGCGCCCGCCTTCGCGGGCTCGCGCGAGGTCCCCGCGGGCGCGGCTGCGCCGCGCGCTGCGCTACCCTGGGCTCGCCTCGCGTCCCGCTAGCCGAGCTGCGCCGCGGCGGCGAGCTCGCCCTTGCGCTCGCGCGCGAGCGCCACGTCGGCCTCGTACTTGAGCGCGAGGTTGAGCGTCTGGTCGAGCAGCGCCGGGTCGAGCCGCTCGGCGTTCAGGATCGCGAGGGCGCGCACCCAGTCCAGCGTCTCCGAGATCGACGGCGCCTTCTTCAGGTCGAGCGTGCGGAGCTTCTGCACGGTCGCGACCACGCTGCGCGCCAGCGCCTCGGAGGCCTCCGGGACGCGGGCGCGGACGATGGCGAGCTCGCGCTCGCGCGCCGGGAAGTCGATGAACAGGTGGAGGCAGCGCCGCTTCAGGGCGTCGGAGAGATCCCGGGCCGCGTTGGAGGTGAGCACCACCCGCGGGACCTGGCGCGCGCGCACCGTGCCGAGCTCCGGCACGGTCACGGCCCAGTCCGAGAGCACCTCCAGCAGGAAGGCCTCGAACTCCGGGTCGGCCTTGTCGATCTCGTCCACCAGGAGCAGCGCCGGGGTGTCGCTGGTGAGCGCGCGCAGGACCGGCCGCGGCACCAGGAACCGCTCGCTGAAGAACACGTTCCCCTCGCCCGCGATCCGGTCGGCCGCCTCGGCGAGGCTGCCGGCGCCCTCCACGGCGGCGCCGATCCGGTCCTTGAGGAGCTGCGTGTACAGGAGCTGCTTCGCGTACTCCCACTCGTACAGCGCCTTGGACTCGTCCAGGCCCTCGTAGCACTGCAGCCGGATCAAGGTGCGGCCGGCCGCCCGCGCGAACGCGTGCGCCAGCTCGGTCTTGCCCACGCCGGCGGGGCCCTCGACCAGGATGGGCTTCTCGAGCCGGTCCGCCAGGTAGACCGCCGTCGCGATCTCGCGCGACGGGAGGTACCCCGCCTCGGCCAGCTTCGCAGACACCTCGTCGAGTGATCCGAACATCGCCCCTCCGCCGCCGCGCCCCGGCGGCCCGCCAAGCCTAACCCCGCGTCGGGGGCGGGGCGAGCCGAACGCGGTCCTGGCGCCGGCGCCGGACCCTCCTGTCGCCTGCGACGCACCGAATTACAGCCCCGTCCCGGCCCGGGCGCGCGCAATCGCCGGATTTCACGGCCCGCGACCGCCCCGCGGGCGCGGCACGAGGATTGAAGCGGGGGAGCCCGAGTCCCGCCGGAGGCCGGCCACGGACCCCGCCATGACGAAGCTCCTGCCAAACGCTCGAAGCGCGGGGCCCAGCTCCCGTCGTACGTCCTGATCGAAGCGGGGCCGGCCGCTCGATCCCCTCCACCGCCGCAGCCGCCCTGCGGGGCGCGCGGCGGAGATCACCGTGGTGCCCGGCGCGGGTGCGCCGGCGGGGCCGCGCGCGAGCGCGGCCCGCTTCATTTCAGGCGTCCCGCCCACCCTCAGACCTCGATCCGGACCTTCAGCTCCCCGCCCTGGATCTCCAGCACCTCGGCGAACGCGTTCGCCTTGCCGCGGGTGAACCGCAGGCTGGCCCGGGCGGGCCCGACGCGGAGCCCGTGCAGCACCAGCTCGTCGAGCCAGGGCGGGAGCCAGGGCTGCACCACCCGCAGCGTCCGGCGCGGCGCGTCCGCCTGCAGGCCGAGCACGGCCCGCACGAGCAGGAACCAGGCCGCCGAGGACCACGCCTGCGGCGAGCACGCGACCGGGTAGCTCACCGGGAACTGCCCGGACGCGCGCGACAGGCCGCAGAACAGCTCGGGCATGCGGAGCTGGCGGAAGTGCTGCGCCGCGTCCCAGAGGCCGGTCAGCACCTGCCCCGCCTGCCGCGTCATGCCGTAGGAGGCCATGCCCATGGCGCAGAGCGCGTTGTCGTGCGGCCAGACGGTGCCGTCGTGGTAGCTGAGCGGGTTGTAGGCGCGCTGCCCGGCCGCGAGCGTCCGGATGCCCCACCCGCTCCACGACTCGCGCCCGAGCAGCGAGGCCGCCACCTGGCGCGCGCGCGCGTCGGAGATGGCGCCCGAGAACAGCAGGTGGCCCGGGTTGGAGGTCACCGCGTCCACCTGGCGCTCGTCGCGATCGAGCGCGATGGCGTAGGTCCCCTTCCCCTCCATCCAGAAGCGCTCCTCCAGCCGCTCCGCGTGCAGCCGCGCCGCCGTGACCAGCGCCTGCGCCTCGGAGCGCCGGCCCCGCCGCCGGAGCAGCGCCGCCATGCGCCGGCGCGCGTCGATGCAGTAGCCCTGCACCTCCACCAGCGCGATGGGCGGCTCGGCCGGCGTCCCGTCCGCGAACGGCACGCCGTCGTGGCTGTCCTTCCACCCCTGGTTCCGCAGCCCCTGCGGCGTGCGCCGCTGGTACTCCACCAGGCCGTCGTCGTCGGGATCGGCCCAGCGGTCCATCCACGCGAGCGCGCGCTCCGCGGCGGGGAGCAGCGCCTCCACGGTCTCGTGGTCGTCGGTCCACAGGTCGTACTCGGAGAGCAGCATCAGGAACAGCGGCGTCGAGTCCACCGAGCCGTAGTAGGGCGTGTGCGGCACCTCGCCGGCGGCCGCCATCTCGCCGAAGCGGATCTCGTGGGGGATCTTGCCGGGCTCCTCGTCGCGGGTCGGGTCGTCGCGCTCGCCCTGCAGCCGGGCCAGGAACCGGAGCGCGTCGCGCGCCACCTCGGGCTGCGCGACCAGCGCCTCGTACCCCGCGATGAGCGCGTCGCGGCCGAACGGGCAGGTGTACCAGGGGATGCCCGCCGAGATGACCGGCGCGCCGAAGTGGTAGACGGTGAGCGCCTTCAGGTCCGCGACCGCCTGCTCGAGCGCGGAGGTGAAGAGGTCGTTCGAGGTGGCGAACCGGGTGGCCTGCGCGGCGTACGCCGAGTAGGCCTCGTGCGTGCACGAGGCCCGGGCGCCGAACGGCCGCGGCGCCGACGGCGGGACCGGCCGCTCCTCGTCGAGGCCGCGGGTCCGGCCCGGCGCGCCGTGCTCGATGCCCGCGGCCACCGCGAAGTGGACCTCGACGTGCTCGGCCGGCTCGAGGTGCAGCTTCACGCGGGCGCCCCGGCCGTCGAGCGAGGCGAGCGCCGCCGGCGCACCGTCCGGCCCCACCCCGCGGATCCGCACCTCGGTGGCGTAGCGCCGGCCGTCGCGCCCGTCGTACCGCAGCACCACCTGGTCCCGCTCCACCTTCGGCGCGTGGTAGCTGCCGCGCTCGCGGCGGCGGGCGCCGCGGATCTCGAAGACGTCGGCGAAGTCGGCCGCCCACTCCATGGCGATCCACGCGTCCACCGCCTTGCCCTGGAAGTTGGTGAGCACCAGCCGGTCCACCAGCACGTCGTCGATGAGCATGTCGCGGCGCAGGTGGACGTAGTTGAGCGGCTCGCGGCCGAGCAGGTCGCCCTCGTGGAGGCTCGTGACGGTGAAGTCCACCTGGGCCACGTAGTCGGAGGAGACCTGCGAGGACAGGCAGAGCAGCGGCCCGCCGGACACCGACATCCGCCAGGCGGACAGGTGGCGGGTGTCGGTGAGGAACAGGCCGAGGTCCCGCGCGCCGGCGGGGGCCACGTCCCCGAGCCGGTTCGCGACCAGGAACAGGTTGCCGCGCTTCAGGACGAGCTTGTCTACCCCGGTCGCCTCCGGGCGATCGGACGGGTCGGCGTAGCCGAGCAGCTCCTCGGGGCGTGCGATCACGGCGCGGCCGTCGTCCATCCTCCCCCCTCGTCCACCGCGGGCGCGGCGGGCTCCGCGCGCGCGGTGGCGGCCCGGTACGCCGCGACGTAGTCCGACGCCATCCGGTCCGCCGAGAACCGCTCGCGCGCCCGCCGCTGGATGATCCGCCGGTCGAGCCGCCCGGCGCGCCGGAGCGCCGCCGCCATCTCCGCCGCGTTGCGCACCAGGAACCCGTCGATCCCGTCCACCACGATCTCCGGCGCGGCGCCGAGCGGGAACGCGATCACCGGGCAGCCCGCCAGCAGCGCCTCGATCATCACCAGCCCGAACGGCTCCTCCCAGCGCAGCGGCACGAGCAGCGCCCGGGCGCGGGCCAGCAGGCGCCGCTTCTCGGCGAGGCCGGCGCGCCGCGTCCAGGCGACGTGCGGCGCGGCCAGCGCCGGCGCGAGCACCTCGTCGTCCCAGCCCTCGGGGTGCGCGTCGTCCGCGTGCACGTCGCCGGCCACGTCGATGCGCAGGCCGGCCCGCCGCGCCGCCTCCACCGCCAGCTCGGGCGCCTTGCACCACGCCAGCCGGCCCAGGAAGAACGCGCCGCCGCCGCCGTCGCCCTCGCCCACGTCGGGGTAGAGGTCCGGGTCGAGGCCGTGGTGGACCACCCGGTGCGCGGGCGGGGACGACAGCTCGGCCTGCCGCCGCGAGATGGCGACGCGCAGCACCGCCGGGACGCGCGCGTAGAAGCGCGTGAGCGCCGCGTCGGGCGCGTGGTGCAGGGTGTAGACCACCGGCGCGTGCAGCGCGCCGGTGAACGCGAGCATGGCCGGGAGGTGCGCGTGCACCACGTCGAAGCCGCCGCGGGCGATCTCCGCCGCCGCGTAGCGGCAGTGGAGCAGCCCGGCGTAGGGCTCGGGCGGCCAGACCGGCGCCTCGAAGGTCGCGCGGAGCCCGGGGGCGCGCGAGTCGCCGGTCGCGAACACCGCCACCCGGTGGCCGGCCCGCACCAGCGCGCGGGCCAGCGCGTCCACCACCAGCTCGGTCCCGCCGTAGCCCGGGGGCGGCACCGCCACGAACGGCGTCGAGACGATCGCGACGTGCACGATGTGAAAGCTAGGACCGGCGCCCGGCGCGGACCACCGCCGGGCGCCCGGGCGCGTGCGCCGGCGGCAGGCCGGCGCTAGGTATGGACGCTCGCGGCCCGGAGGC from Anaeromyxobacter dehalogenans 2CP-C includes:
- a CDS encoding metallophosphoesterase family protein codes for the protein MAPSRTLVVGDVHGCLAELEDLLVAARYEPARDRLVFLGDLMDRGPDPVGVVRRVRALGADCLLGNHEEKHLRYAAHEARRREDPHHRNPVRLDPRRTEEHLRLSPDDLAWMAALPRALRLDGRWLAVHGGLLPGRPLSRQPPDWLIRLRFLDATGRPVSREHGGEAGVVRWAQRWTGPSSVVYGHHAREEVVVDEPAPGVRCVGIDTGCVYGGKLTALALPGGERVQVPSRQRKATPEQDD
- a CDS encoding AAA family ATPase → MFGSLDEVSAKLAEAGYLPSREIATAVYLADRLEKPILVEGPAGVGKTELAHAFARAAGRTLIRLQCYEGLDESKALYEWEYAKQLLYTQLLKDRIGAAVEGAGSLAEAADRIAGEGNVFFSERFLVPRPVLRALTSDTPALLLVDEIDKADPEFEAFLLEVLSDWAVTVPELGTVRARQVPRVVLTSNAARDLSDALKRRCLHLFIDFPARERELAIVRARVPEASEALARSVVATVQKLRTLDLKKAPSISETLDWVRALAILNAERLDPALLDQTLNLALKYEADVALARERKGELAAAAQLG
- a CDS encoding amylo-alpha-1,6-glucosidase; this translates as MDDGRAVIARPEELLGYADPSDRPEATGVDKLVLKRGNLFLVANRLGDVAPAGARDLGLFLTDTRHLSAWRMSVSGGPLLCLSSQVSSDYVAQVDFTVTSLHEGDLLGREPLNYVHLRRDMLIDDVLVDRLVLTNFQGKAVDAWIAMEWAADFADVFEIRGARRRERGSYHAPKVERDQVVLRYDGRDGRRYATEVRIRGVGPDGAPAALASLDGRGARVKLHLEPAEHVEVHFAVAAGIEHGAPGRTRGLDEERPVPPSAPRPFGARASCTHEAYSAYAAQATRFATSNDLFTSALEQAVADLKALTVYHFGAPVISAGIPWYTCPFGRDALIAGYEALVAQPEVARDALRFLARLQGERDDPTRDEEPGKIPHEIRFGEMAAAGEVPHTPYYGSVDSTPLFLMLLSEYDLWTDDHETVEALLPAAERALAWMDRWADPDDDGLVEYQRRTPQGLRNQGWKDSHDGVPFADGTPAEPPIALVEVQGYCIDARRRMAALLRRRGRRSEAQALVTAARLHAERLEERFWMEGKGTYAIALDRDERQVDAVTSNPGHLLFSGAISDARARQVAASLLGRESWSGWGIRTLAAGQRAYNPLSYHDGTVWPHDNALCAMGMASYGMTRQAGQVLTGLWDAAQHFRQLRMPELFCGLSRASGQFPVSYPVACSPQAWSSAAWFLLVRAVLGLQADAPRRTLRVVQPWLPPWLDELVLHGLRVGPARASLRFTRGKANAFAEVLEIQGGELKVRIEV
- a CDS encoding glycosyltransferase → MHVAIVSTPFVAVPPPGYGGTELVVDALARALVRAGHRVAVFATGDSRAPGLRATFEAPVWPPEPYAGLLHCRYAAAEIARGGFDVVHAHLPAMLAFTGALHAPVVYTLHHAPDAALTRFYARVPAVLRVAISRRQAELSSPPAHRVVHHGLDPDLYPDVGEGDGGGGAFFLGRLAWCKAPELAVEAARRAGLRIDVAGDVHADDAHPEGWDDEVLAPALAAPHVAWTRRAGLAEKRRLLARARALLVPLRWEEPFGLVMIEALLAGCPVIAFPLGAAPEIVVDGIDGFLVRNAAEMAAALRRAGRLDRRIIQRRARERFSADRMASDYVAAYRAATARAEPAAPAVDEGGGWTTAAP